In Acidimicrobiia bacterium, a single genomic region encodes these proteins:
- a CDS encoding MFS transporter: MLISFRTGKGFIIESIRLIRKGPFARLWWSGTVSSLGDWVALFATIALANEIAGVTGIIVPLVGRLLPGVFGAVGGVVADRFDRKWTMVIADFGRGALVLFLILVDNLFELFVISFLLEVLTLIRQPAREASIPNIVTEEQLVNANSLSLVSAYGTFPLGSLGWSAATKVGEWIPEASTIASRNLAFLLDAVTFVVSALIVATMVLETPEVPEERQSEHRFDFKAPWRDLTEGLRFVLREKHVRMIIVGMATALFGGGSLFVLGQPFSVNALQAGDSGFGILLTALGTGVGLGMLVVASLSISGLRYEIFFAVSLIATGTATMFTSLAQTVFGAGGWVFVVGLGAGGAYVMGFSALHQQVADEIRGRTFAALFTVVRTALLASVALAGAVAAAVDGRLPHPLDDGVRAVLMLGGIIILLSGLFTLWTVRGMIRQHRLSPEARRKLQDASEAFSSMRGKRRHKDR, encoded by the coding sequence TTGCTGATATCGTTTCGTACCGGAAAGGGTTTCATCATCGAGTCAATCCGGCTCATCCGAAAAGGTCCGTTCGCGCGACTGTGGTGGTCCGGCACGGTTTCATCGCTGGGGGACTGGGTGGCGTTGTTCGCCACCATTGCTCTTGCGAATGAGATCGCCGGCGTTACCGGCATCATCGTCCCCCTGGTTGGTCGGCTGCTCCCCGGTGTCTTCGGCGCGGTGGGAGGTGTCGTCGCAGACCGGTTCGATCGGAAATGGACCATGGTCATTGCCGACTTCGGACGCGGAGCTCTCGTCCTCTTTCTCATACTCGTGGACAACCTGTTCGAGCTCTTCGTCATCTCCTTCCTGCTCGAAGTGCTGACCCTGATCCGGCAGCCGGCGCGTGAGGCCAGCATCCCGAACATCGTCACCGAGGAGCAACTCGTCAATGCCAACAGTCTGAGCCTGGTCAGTGCCTACGGGACGTTCCCGCTGGGATCGCTGGGTTGGTCGGCCGCCACGAAAGTCGGCGAGTGGATTCCCGAGGCTTCGACCATCGCCAGCCGGAACCTGGCCTTCCTGCTCGACGCGGTGACCTTTGTCGTCAGCGCCCTCATCGTGGCGACCATGGTGCTCGAGACTCCCGAAGTGCCGGAAGAGCGCCAATCGGAACACAGGTTCGATTTCAAAGCTCCGTGGCGAGATCTCACGGAGGGGCTCCGATTCGTCTTGCGCGAGAAGCACGTGCGCATGATCATCGTCGGTATGGCAACCGCCTTGTTCGGAGGTGGCTCGCTCTTCGTGCTCGGTCAGCCGTTCAGCGTGAATGCTCTCCAGGCCGGCGACTCCGGTTTCGGGATCCTGCTCACCGCGCTGGGAACAGGTGTCGGCCTGGGCATGCTGGTCGTGGCGAGTCTGAGTATTTCTGGTCTCAGGTACGAGATCTTCTTCGCCGTGAGCCTGATCGCCACGGGAACCGCCACCATGTTCACCTCGCTGGCCCAGACGGTGTTCGGTGCCGGTGGCTGGGTGTTCGTCGTCGGATTGGGGGCCGGTGGTGCCTACGTGATGGGTTTCAGCGCTCTTCATCAGCAGGTCGCTGATGAAATTCGAGGTAGAACCTTTGCGGCTCTGTTCACGGTCGTGCGGACCGCCCTGCTGGCGTCGGTGGCACTCGCCGGAGCGGTGGCTGCGGCGGTCGACGGTCGGTTGCCCCATCCGCTCGACGATGGTGTCCGTGCAGTGTTGATGCTCGGCGGCATCATCATCCTGTTGTCGGGCCTCTTCACCTTGTGGACGGTGCGCGGCATGATCAGGCAGCACCGGCTCAGTCCTGAGGCACGAAGAAAACTCCAGGATGCATCCGAGGCCTTTTCCTCGATGCGCGGGAAACGCCGCCACAAGGACCGTTGA
- a CDS encoding PhoH family protein, with the protein MTRSYVLDTCVILADPNSVLRFDEHEVILPLVVIEELDRMKIRHDEVGANARSALRLLERLGASRAGGLRDPVPLPSGGALRIELNGIVSPRLPEVFDPTTPDHRILATCLNMSDAGGDPVLVTKDAALRIKGAQMGVPVADYRADTMPVEELYTGIREVSVDRGVIDQLFEDHKVLLPGVEALINQYAVLRCGSQSALARVVEINPETVVNRVHGHPRAFGVEPKNMQQILALDLLLDPDVPAVSIMGMAGAGKTFLALAAALEQVVESNRYRRVAVYRPLVAVGRQEVGFLPGDLDEKLEPWMAAIYDNLHALFSDLSSDDARDAVDELLERNEVEMAAVTFLRGRSITDEIVIIDEAQNLEMSTLKVILTRMGRGSKVIFCGDLTQVDNPYVSPYGGMAALIEKFKGSSLFGHVTLERSIRSPLAELAATIL; encoded by the coding sequence GTGACCCGCTCGTATGTCCTCGACACCTGCGTGATCCTGGCCGATCCGAATTCGGTCCTTCGTTTCGATGAGCACGAAGTGATTCTCCCGCTCGTCGTGATCGAGGAACTCGACCGTATGAAGATCCGGCACGATGAGGTGGGCGCCAACGCCCGATCAGCTCTCCGGTTGCTCGAACGCCTCGGCGCTTCGCGTGCCGGCGGTCTGCGGGATCCGGTGCCACTGCCGAGCGGCGGCGCATTGAGGATCGAGCTCAACGGGATCGTGTCGCCTCGCCTCCCTGAGGTGTTCGATCCGACCACCCCTGATCACCGGATTCTCGCCACATGCCTGAACATGTCAGATGCGGGGGGCGATCCGGTGCTCGTCACCAAGGATGCTGCGCTCCGGATCAAGGGCGCTCAGATGGGCGTACCAGTTGCGGACTACCGGGCAGACACCATGCCCGTCGAAGAGCTGTATACGGGCATCCGCGAAGTGTCGGTCGACCGGGGCGTCATCGACCAGCTCTTCGAGGACCACAAAGTGTTGCTACCGGGCGTCGAAGCGCTGATCAACCAGTACGCCGTGTTGCGGTGCGGGTCGCAGTCGGCCCTGGCCAGAGTCGTCGAGATCAATCCAGAAACGGTCGTCAATCGCGTCCATGGTCATCCCAGGGCGTTCGGCGTTGAACCGAAGAACATGCAGCAAATCCTGGCTCTCGATCTCCTCCTCGATCCCGACGTTCCTGCGGTGTCGATCATGGGCATGGCCGGCGCCGGCAAGACGTTCCTCGCCCTGGCCGCCGCCCTCGAGCAAGTAGTCGAGTCGAATCGCTATCGGCGGGTCGCCGTGTACCGGCCGCTGGTGGCGGTGGGCCGTCAGGAGGTCGGATTCCTGCCCGGCGATCTCGATGAGAAACTCGAACCCTGGATGGCCGCCATCTACGACAACTTGCACGCGCTGTTCAGCGACCTCTCCTCGGATGATGCCCGCGACGCGGTCGATGAATTGCTCGAACGAAACGAAGTCGAGATGGCGGCGGTGACGTTCCTGCGAGGTCGCTCCATCACCGATGAGATCGTGATCATCGATGAGGCGCAGAACCTCGAGATGTCGACGCTCAAGGTGATCCTGACCCGGATGGGACGCGGATCGAAGGTCATCTTCTGTGGTGACCTCACTCAGGTGGATAACCCGTATGTCTCACCGTACGGCGGGATGGCTGCCCTGATCGAGAAGTTCAAGGGGTCGTCGCTGTTCGGCCACGTAACGCTGGAGCGATCGATCCGCAGTCCGCTGGCGGAGCTGGCCGCAACGATCCTCTAG
- the topA gene encoding type I DNA topoisomerase, with protein MPKPLIIVESPAKARTIAGYLGADYAVASSVGHIRDLPRNAKEVPEKLKGEPWARLGVNVDAGFEPLYIVTKEKKDTVKELRRLMREASELYLATDEDREGESIAWHLLEVLKPKIPVRRMVFHEITPDAIRAALASPRSVDQQLVNAQEARRILDRLYGYEVSPVLWKKVRQGLSAGRVQSVATRVVVERERERIAFRGASYWGLDATLLPGNDDTTFEAPLVAVDQVRIATGKDFDSLGQVNREDVLILDEAQATELASSLEGAAATVTSVERKPYRRSPYPPFRTSTLQQEAGRKLRFSAKRTMSVAQRLYEGGYITYMRTDSITLSETAIVAARSQIADLYGPKYLSDKPRTYTKKVRNAQEAHEAIRPAGDRFKTPTDVASELENDQARLYELIWKRTVASQMADATGETLQVQLEAPAGDRSAEFTTSGRTITFPGFLRAYVEGSDDPDAELDDQERPLPALAEGDLTRITAIEAGAHETKAPARYTEASLVRKLEELGVGRPSTYASIISTILDRGYVWKKGTALVPTFTAFATVTLLETHFPDLVDYAFTARMEDDLDKISNGDEDSTPWLSSFYFGNGSPGLRDMVSTRLAEIDARAVNSIPIGVDESGAEIVARVGRYGPYLERGEDRASVPKDLAPDELTVDKALELLSMPSGDQVLGTDKDTGLPVIAKAGRFGPYVQLGELEEGSKDKPKTASLFKSMSLDEVTLEQALQLLTLPRLLGADPADDEAIEALNGRYGPYVRKGKETRSLEAEEQLFTVTLEDALKLLAEPKRRRGQAAATAPLKELGDDPSSGKPIVLKSGRYGPYVTDGDTNASLRKGDDADTITPERAHELLADRRAKLAK; from the coding sequence GTGCCCAAACCCCTGATCATCGTCGAGTCGCCTGCCAAGGCGCGCACCATCGCCGGCTACCTCGGCGCCGACTATGCCGTTGCGTCATCGGTCGGCCACATACGGGACCTTCCTCGCAACGCCAAAGAAGTGCCTGAGAAACTCAAGGGTGAACCATGGGCGCGGCTCGGCGTCAACGTAGATGCCGGTTTCGAACCCCTTTACATCGTGACCAAAGAAAAGAAGGACACGGTCAAGGAACTCCGCCGGCTGATGAGAGAAGCGTCGGAGCTATACCTGGCGACTGATGAGGATCGAGAGGGCGAGTCGATCGCCTGGCATCTGTTGGAGGTGCTGAAACCCAAGATCCCGGTCCGGCGCATGGTGTTTCACGAAATCACGCCGGACGCGATCCGTGCGGCTCTCGCCTCGCCACGCTCGGTCGACCAACAACTCGTCAATGCGCAGGAGGCCCGCCGCATCCTCGACCGCCTTTACGGCTACGAGGTTTCCCCGGTCTTGTGGAAGAAGGTTCGCCAGGGCTTGTCTGCGGGCCGCGTCCAGAGCGTCGCCACCCGCGTGGTCGTCGAACGCGAACGCGAACGAATCGCCTTCCGCGGCGCTTCGTATTGGGGGCTCGATGCCACCCTCTTGCCCGGCAACGACGACACGACCTTCGAGGCCCCACTCGTTGCCGTCGACCAGGTACGCATCGCGACCGGGAAGGATTTCGATTCACTCGGACAGGTCAACCGAGAAGACGTGTTGATCCTCGACGAGGCGCAGGCCACCGAACTGGCCTCGTCACTCGAAGGGGCGGCGGCCACGGTCACATCTGTTGAGCGCAAACCGTACCGGCGTTCCCCGTATCCGCCGTTCCGCACCTCAACACTCCAACAGGAGGCCGGACGAAAGCTTCGATTCTCCGCCAAGCGGACGATGTCGGTCGCCCAACGTCTCTACGAGGGTGGCTACATCACCTACATGCGAACCGACTCAATCACCTTGTCCGAGACCGCCATCGTGGCGGCCAGGTCACAGATCGCAGACCTCTACGGCCCGAAGTACCTGTCTGACAAGCCGCGCACATATACGAAGAAGGTACGAAACGCGCAAGAGGCCCATGAGGCCATTCGGCCGGCAGGCGATCGGTTCAAGACACCGACCGACGTGGCGAGCGAACTCGAGAATGATCAAGCTCGCCTATATGAGCTCATCTGGAAGCGCACGGTCGCCTCCCAGATGGCCGACGCCACCGGAGAGACACTTCAGGTTCAACTCGAGGCGCCGGCGGGCGACCGGTCTGCCGAGTTCACCACCAGCGGCCGCACCATCACGTTCCCCGGCTTCCTCCGCGCCTACGTCGAGGGATCCGACGACCCGGACGCAGAACTCGACGATCAGGAGCGTCCTCTTCCTGCACTGGCTGAGGGTGACCTCACCAGAATCACGGCCATCGAGGCCGGAGCACATGAAACGAAGGCCCCCGCCCGCTACACAGAGGCTTCACTGGTCCGGAAGTTGGAGGAACTCGGGGTCGGCCGCCCTTCGACGTACGCCTCGATCATCTCCACCATCCTGGATCGCGGATACGTTTGGAAGAAGGGGACTGCACTGGTCCCAACCTTCACGGCCTTCGCAACGGTGACCCTCCTCGAGACGCATTTTCCCGATCTCGTCGACTATGCCTTCACCGCCCGGATGGAGGACGACCTCGACAAGATCTCAAACGGCGACGAGGACTCCACGCCCTGGTTGTCGAGCTTCTACTTCGGTAACGGGAGTCCCGGGCTGCGGGACATGGTGTCGACGCGACTCGCCGAGATCGACGCCAGGGCCGTCAACTCGATCCCCATCGGCGTCGACGAATCTGGCGCCGAGATCGTCGCCAGAGTGGGACGGTACGGCCCCTACCTCGAGCGTGGCGAAGACCGGGCAAGCGTTCCCAAAGACCTTGCACCCGACGAGCTGACGGTCGACAAAGCCCTCGAGTTGCTCTCGATGCCAAGCGGAGACCAGGTTCTCGGTACCGACAAAGACACGGGCCTGCCCGTGATCGCCAAAGCGGGTCGATTCGGACCGTACGTACAACTCGGTGAACTGGAAGAGGGATCGAAGGATAAGCCGAAGACGGCGTCGCTGTTCAAATCGATGTCGCTGGACGAGGTCACACTGGAGCAGGCATTGCAGCTCTTGACCCTGCCCCGCCTGCTGGGTGCCGACCCGGCCGACGATGAAGCGATCGAGGCACTCAACGGTCGATACGGGCCCTACGTCCGCAAGGGCAAAGAGACACGAAGCCTCGAGGCAGAGGAGCAGCTCTTCACCGTGACGCTCGAAGATGCGTTGAAGCTCCTCGCCGAGCCGAAGCGGAGGAGAGGACAGGCTGCGGCGACCGCCCCCCTCAAGGAGCTCGGCGACGATCCGTCGTCCGGCAAACCCATCGTCTTGAAATCCGGGCGATACGGCCCCTACGTGACCGATGGGGACACGAACGCCTCCCTGCGCAAAGGTGACGATGCCGACACCATCACACCCGAGCGGGCGCATGAGCTACTCGCCGATAGAAGAGCGAAGCTGGCCAAATAG
- a CDS encoding histidine phosphatase family protein, giving the protein MEISFLRHGETEANVAGIWQGSRHGGRLTGRGEAQALVVAGRMGRRPYDLVITSGLDRAVATGAALNVETEIDTAWQEIDLGQWDGLTFSEISEIYGDELMAVVTGQPVPMGRTGETLVGLRERLLDGVERLKGRLNDDERALVITHGGVIEHLVRLHWGIDTPTPPFAGPANASITTFRHAFGKLRLATYNDTGHLGTLNEWAKDRLAGGDPVITFVRHGETNANLERRVQGQTDWGLNENGRRQADLLASWYGRQDTVFTSPLGRAIETAAAVAADGATELAELAELSFGSWEGKTFDEVLAAADGDLADRIFQRGEDLPRGGDGETWAQLSARMTAGVVKAINHAGGSRRITVVSHGGSIRSYALGNMGVGWPEVLDTIVPPNTAITHVVMTPDGPILADYAVAAHLESNPEPITS; this is encoded by the coding sequence ATGGAGATCTCGTTCTTGCGCCACGGAGAGACCGAAGCGAACGTTGCCGGAATATGGCAAGGGAGCAGACACGGCGGCCGATTGACCGGGCGGGGTGAGGCCCAGGCTCTTGTAGTCGCCGGGCGGATGGGCCGGAGACCGTATGACCTCGTCATTACCAGTGGTCTGGATCGAGCCGTCGCCACGGGAGCCGCGCTCAACGTCGAGACGGAGATTGATACGGCGTGGCAGGAGATCGATCTCGGGCAATGGGACGGACTGACCTTCTCGGAAATCTCGGAGATCTACGGCGATGAGTTGATGGCGGTAGTGACCGGCCAGCCGGTGCCGATGGGTCGGACCGGCGAGACGCTGGTCGGCCTTCGGGAGCGACTGCTCGATGGCGTAGAGCGATTGAAGGGCCGGCTGAATGACGATGAGCGGGCGCTCGTGATCACCCACGGCGGAGTCATCGAGCACCTCGTTCGTCTCCACTGGGGTATCGATACACCGACGCCTCCGTTCGCCGGGCCCGCCAACGCGTCGATCACGACCTTCCGGCATGCCTTCGGCAAGCTCCGTCTGGCCACCTACAACGACACGGGACACCTCGGGACACTCAACGAATGGGCAAAGGATCGCCTTGCCGGCGGTGATCCGGTGATCACATTCGTTCGCCACGGCGAAACCAACGCCAACCTCGAACGGCGTGTGCAGGGTCAAACAGACTGGGGTTTGAACGAAAATGGTCGACGCCAGGCCGACTTGCTCGCCTCCTGGTACGGGAGGCAGGACACGGTCTTCACCTCGCCACTCGGGCGGGCGATCGAAACGGCAGCAGCGGTCGCCGCAGACGGCGCTACCGAACTAGCCGAGCTCGCCGAATTGTCCTTCGGTTCCTGGGAGGGCAAGACGTTTGACGAGGTGCTGGCGGCTGCCGACGGCGATCTGGCCGATCGGATCTTTCAACGAGGCGAGGACTTGCCACGGGGTGGTGACGGCGAGACGTGGGCCCAGCTATCCGCGCGGATGACCGCAGGTGTAGTGAAGGCGATCAACCATGCCGGGGGATCCCGCCGGATAACGGTCGTCTCGCATGGTGGGTCGATTCGGTCCTATGCACTTGGCAACATGGGGGTGGGCTGGCCGGAGGTTCTCGACACCATCGTTCCACCCAACACCGCGATCACGCACGTCGTGATGACGCCGGATGGTCCCATTCTGGCGGACTATGCAGTAGCCGCCCATCTCGAGAGCAACCCAGAACCTATAACCTCCTGA
- a CDS encoding threonine/serine dehydratase yields MIPLSDIEAARHRVAPYIVETPVVSSRTLSDQLGTRVLLKLELFQKTGSFKPRGAVNQLLAYDGRADGVVGISGGNFAQGLAYAAGRLGVPARVVMPESTPSNYLDATRGYGADVELVPTIADAFVRYGELVAEGWGPMHPFDDPDMMAGNGTLGLELLEQVPEVTDVIVSIGGGGFMAGVTSAVKACRPNARIWGVETEGADVMARSLAAGSPQTMTPTSIAKTLGSPYAGETAFEIARDHLEEVAVVPDAEAVDSMVFLFERAKLVTEPAAACTLAAARRLRGRFEPTGTLVLILCGGNLSVADLCAFTDRFG; encoded by the coding sequence ATGATTCCTTTGTCCGACATCGAAGCCGCCAGACACAGAGTCGCGCCGTACATCGTCGAGACGCCGGTCGTCTCGAGCCGGACCCTCTCGGACCAGCTCGGAACCAGGGTGCTGCTCAAGCTGGAGCTCTTCCAAAAGACCGGGAGTTTCAAGCCGCGCGGCGCCGTCAATCAGCTCCTTGCCTACGACGGACGCGCCGACGGCGTGGTCGGAATCAGCGGTGGTAACTTCGCCCAGGGCCTCGCCTACGCGGCGGGCCGGCTCGGTGTCCCGGCCCGGGTCGTAATGCCCGAATCCACTCCCAGCAACTACCTCGATGCCACCCGCGGCTACGGAGCCGACGTCGAGCTGGTCCCAACCATCGCCGACGCCTTTGTTCGTTACGGCGAACTCGTCGCAGAGGGGTGGGGTCCGATGCACCCCTTCGATGATCCGGACATGATGGCCGGGAACGGAACGCTCGGGCTCGAACTCCTGGAACAGGTGCCCGAGGTCACGGACGTGATCGTTTCCATCGGTGGCGGAGGGTTCATGGCCGGTGTCACGTCGGCGGTCAAGGCCTGCCGTCCCAACGCACGGATCTGGGGTGTTGAGACCGAGGGAGCCGATGTGATGGCGCGTTCGCTGGCGGCCGGATCCCCTCAGACCATGACGCCGACTTCGATCGCCAAGACTCTGGGGTCGCCGTACGCGGGAGAGACAGCCTTTGAGATCGCCCGGGACCACCTCGAGGAGGTTGCCGTGGTCCCCGACGCGGAAGCGGTCGATTCGATGGTGTTCCTGTTCGAACGAGCCAAGCTCGTCACCGAGCCCGCCGCCGCCTGCACTCTCGCCGCCGCCCGGAGGCTACGGGGGCGCTTCGAGCCGACGGGAACGCTCGTTCTGATTCTCTGTGGCGGCAATCTCTCCGTTGCAGATCTGTGTGCTTTCACCGATCGGTTTGGTTGA